A stretch of the Planctomycetota bacterium genome encodes the following:
- a CDS encoding methyltransferase domain-containing protein: protein MRLSVNLSDSRYGWATTRLPALLASAPSRLVFDIGAGAEMMRAPVQNSGGAWHGFDLVPHSPEVVRWDLDQACPEETVSAGVALMLDVLEHLDNPGLGLKNVARSLLPGGYLLLTMPNPRWSRSRFFALASGWPSCFTQADLENNHHVFTPWPHIVEWLLTDAGFAVEQYVTLDGRTAWPGAPFNWRYPARWIFAAMCRWIERRDATACGMSYGIVAQKVGQTTY, encoded by the coding sequence ATGCGGCTTTCCGTCAATCTTTCCGATTCACGCTATGGCTGGGCGACAACTCGTTTGCCCGCGTTGTTGGCGAGCGCGCCTTCACGCTTGGTGTTTGACATTGGCGCCGGGGCCGAAATGATGCGCGCTCCGGTGCAAAACTCGGGTGGCGCCTGGCATGGCTTCGATCTGGTCCCCCATTCGCCCGAGGTGGTTCGCTGGGATCTCGATCAGGCTTGTCCCGAGGAAACGGTGTCGGCGGGCGTGGCGCTAATGCTCGACGTGCTTGAGCACCTGGACAATCCAGGGCTCGGGCTCAAGAACGTGGCGAGGTCTCTTCTGCCTGGTGGATACCTGCTGCTGACCATGCCCAATCCGCGCTGGAGTCGCAGCCGCTTCTTCGCCTTGGCGTCGGGTTGGCCCAGTTGCTTTACGCAGGCCGACTTGGAGAACAATCACCACGTGTTCACCCCTTGGCCACATATTGTCGAATGGCTGTTGACCGACGCCGGCTTTGCGGTCGAGCAGTATGTCACTTTGGATGGCCGCACGGCCTGGCCCGGTGCGCCGTTTAACTGGCGGTACCCCGCGCGGTGGATATTCGCCGCGATGTGTCGTTGGATCGAACGCCGCGACGCGACTGCTTGCGGCATGAGTTACGGCATCGTGGCCCAAAAGGTTGGCCAAACGACGTACTGA